In the Besnoitia besnoiti strain Bb-Ger1 chromosome XII, whole genome shotgun sequence genome, one interval contains:
- a CDS encoding hypothetical protein (encoded by transcript BESB_023180), translating into MTSEPKKISFSFGKKPASSSQGISSSAQSSSSASRSLFSFSLGSSQRSSAGAAPAPAASNVFRGGPGFFEQNEEEPEAVQQVLSISKEGGWETEGGAKEKAPLVIPCLNLLNKPAASAWTSSQSSSVDSRAHTGLLWSGAAKDESSVPCSSGEAVKARQTANGEKKVKEPNYLRLAKPEERVKSEPVEGADASSSSPASTEGASSASPKPEFGLSCPTQSRQVKTEPTQSSSAPPDPPPVPAASSSLSLDEMAAQALIAEAKSELGSPAFGTAAPILPILSRNEKLAELRRRHKERLKLAKERPASASLGSSSSRVRGRGFVACDLSSGLSSDRISWLNDARGSVKEEPRDGRERQDAAVSRETSEKELLQEELNLLPDAPSTTSSAYSAIPVSEFGLAMLRGMGYDPEKDKKRKEEEAKEQKSGTAPKRKRAYNRAGLGSEEEIERLWEEREKRLREENARDKKRKMDEMLRRRREG; encoded by the coding sequence ATGACGTCAGAGCCCAAAAAgatctctttttctttcggGAAAAAGCCCGCCTCTTCATCTCAGGGgatctcttcgtctgctcagtcttcgtcctctgcctcgcgttctttgttttcgttttctctggGGTCTTctcagcgcagcagcgccggggcggcgcccgcgcccgcagcctcgaacgtcttccgcggcgggccTGGATTTTTTGAGCAGAATGAGGAGGAGCCGGAGGCTGTTCAGCAAGTTCTCTCCATCAGCAAAGAGGGAGGATGGGAgacggagggaggcgccaAAGAGAAGGCGCCCCTGGTCATCCCCTGTCTGAATCTTCTCAATAAACCTGCAGCCTCTGCTTGGACTTCGTCTCAGTCTAGCTCTGTCGACTCACGCGCGCATACGGGGCTCCTctggagcggcgccgcgaaggacgaGTCGAGCGTTCCATGCTCTTCAGGGGAAGCAGTCAAAGCACGCCAGACAGCAAATGGAGAGAAAAAGGTGAAAGAGCCGAACTATCTTCGTCTAGCGAAACCCGAAGAACGTGTCAAGTCGGAGCCCGTGGAAGGCGCGgatgcgtcttcttcctctcctgcgaGTACCGagggcgcgtcgtctgcgtcgccgaaACCAGAATTCGGTCTGTCTTGTCCTACGCAGTCGCGCCAGGTCAAAACCGAACCTACACAGTCCTCGAGCGCCCCGCCGGACCCCCCGCCAGTCcctgccgcgtcgtcgtccttgTCTCTTGACGAGATGGCGGCTCAGGCGCTGATcgccgaggcgaagagcgaacTGGGGTCGCCGGCCTTCGGCACAGCTGCTCCGATCCTTCCAATTTTGTCGCGGAACGAGAAGCTAGCTGAGCTCCGGAGGCGGCACAAAGAGCGCCTCAAGCTGGCAAAAGAAcggcctgcctccgcgtcgttgGGCAGCAGTTCGTCCcgcgtgcgaggccgcggcttcgtcgcctgcgaccTGTCCTCAGGGCTGTCTTCCGACCGCATTTCTTGGTTGAACGACGCGCGGGGGAGCGTGAAGGAGGAGCCgcgagacggccgcgagcgccaagACGCAGCGGTTTCGCGCGAGACGAGTGAGAAGGAGCTGCTCCAGGAGGAGTTGAATCTCCTGCCCGACGCGCCGTCGACGACGAGCTCCGCATATAGTGCGATTCCCGTGAGCGAGTTCGGCTTGGCTATGCTCCGCGGCATGGGCTACGACCCAGAAAAAGACAAGAAgcggaaggaggaagaggccaAAGAACAAAAGAGTGGGACAGCGCCCAAGAGAAAGCGCGCCTACAACCGCGCTGGCCtcggcagcgaagaggaaatTGAGCGACTGTGGGAGGAAAGGGAAAAAAGACTtagagaagaaaacgcgcgagaCAAAAAGCGGAAAATGGACGAGATGCtaaggcggcgaagagaagggTAA